CACGCTGGTGGATCGCGGCAAGGGACTCGCCGCCGCGAAGAAGGAGCGCGCCCTCGCGTCGGACGGCGAGATGCGCGTCGGATCGAACGTCGGCAAGGGGCAGATGAAGGCCGCCGATTACGTGCTGGTGCCGGACATCGCGAACAAGAACGCCAACTCGGGCGGCAAGCACTTCGGGGGGATCGTGGGCGGCGTGCTGGGCCACGGCGTCGGCGCGGTGGCGGGCGGGCTGAGCCTGAAGAGCAAGACCGCCGACGTGGTGCTGACGCTGACCGACGTGCGCTCGACCGAGCAGGTCGCGGTCGTGCAGGGGCACGCCAAGAAGACCAACGTGGGCTTCGGCGCGGGCGGCGGCGGCTTCTTCGGCGCGTTCGCCGCGGCCGGCGCGAGCAGCTACGCCAACACCGAGATCGGCCAGGTGGTGGCGATGGCCTACATGGACGCCTTCAAGAAGCTCATCAACCAGCTCAAGGAAGACACGCCCGACGCCAAGCAGAACAACGTCCAGCAGTCGGTCACCATGGCCAAGCCCGGACACCTCTACGAGAAACCCGACAACAAGTCGAAGGTCGTGCGCGACCTGGACGCCGGGATGATGCTCTACCCCTCCGGCGACAAGGACGGCATCTGGTGGAAGGTCTCGGACGAGCTGGGCAACGAGGGCTGGGTCCCGTCCCCGCTGTTCGCGCTGGCGAAGTAACGCCCCGCAGCGTCATGAGAAGGGCCGGGCGGCACCACGCTGCCCGGCCCAACTTGCGCCGGCGCAAGTTCGCCGCAACTCGCCCCGGGGCGAGATCCCGTAGACAACTCGTCCCGGGACGAGTTCGACCGTCCGTTTCACGAAAGATCCAGTTCGCTTCGGAACATTCTTCAATGCGCGCACTACCGTTTACGCGAATTCCTGGGCCTCCGGAACAGTGAGCCAATAGTCGCTTCCTGAAGACACTTGTCCATCGATTCACCGCCGCTAGCGGCGGTAAAAACCTGGCCGGCGCATTCGCCTCACGCCCTTCGTGCCGCGCCGAACGTCCGGTACAACGGCATCAGCGAATCGCACCCCAAACACGCCTGAGGCGGGGCCCGCTTTCCTTAGCAGACTCCGCCTCGCTTGCGCCTCACCGGCGCTGGCATTCGTCAGGGGCGAAACGCCGCGCCCCCTAGATCACTCGATCCCGCGCGCAACCTCCTGGGTGGTGATGCTGGTGTGCTCGTGCACCATGAGCCACCTGCCGCTCGACTTCTCGAACACGAAGGTCATGGCACCCGGGATCCGGACCGATCCCGTCGCCGAGGCGACCGTGAACGTGAAGGGAGCGGCCGCCACGGCCGCGGTCGGACCCAGAACCATCACGTCGACCGGCCCGAGGGTCATGTTGGGCCCGGCCTCGTGCCCGACGATCTGATCGTTGCTGTTTCGGATCGTCTGCCATCCGCGCTCGATCTGCCCGTCGCTGATGGAGACGACGTCGTCGCGGCGGCTGACCAGGGCCATCATGTCGTAGACGTCGCCGCGGTTCTCCGCATCGACGTACGCGTTGACGGCAGCCGTGACCTCGGCCTGAGGGTTCGCGGGGGGTGGAGTTGCGGCGATCGCGACCGCCGCGAGAATCAGGAATCCGACCAGGACCAGAGCAACCTTGGACATGGGGACCTCCTTGCCGGGGAAGGCTCGACCACGCTAGGCCCGTCGGGGGAACGAGTCAATAACTCAGGTGAGCGATACCCCGCAACTCAAGCGCCATGGCCAAGATAGGGCCGGATGGCCAGCGCCGCCAACGGCTGGTAGAATTCCCTCCCTCGCAGCACGGCACCCAAGGAGGACCGCATGAGCTATGACGTCATCGTCGTCGGCGCGCGATGCGCCGGCTCCCCCACCGCGATGCTTCTCGCCCGGAAGGGCTACAAGGTTCTGGTCGTCGACAAGGCGGCCTTCCCCAGCGACACCCTGTCCACGCACCTCGTACACCCGCCCGGCGTCGACGCCCTGCGCCGGTGGGGCATCCTCGATCTCGTGACCGACACCGGATGCCCACCCATCGACACCTACTCGTTCGACATGGGGCCGTTCGTCCTCTCCGGCAAGCCGGGCACGCCCGAGATGCCGGTGTCCTACGGCCCGCGCCGCACCGTGCTCGACAAGATCCTCGTCGATGCCGCCACGGAGGCCGGCGCCGAAGTGCGCGAGGAGTTCTCCATCGACGAGATCCTGTTCGACGGCGACCGCGTGGTCGGAATCCGCGGCCACGGCAAGAACGGCAAGCCCGTGGAGGAGCGCGCCCGGGTCACCGTCGGCGCGGACGGCCGGTTCTCGAAGGTCGCCGAGGCCGTGAAGCCGGAGGCGTACAACGAGCGTCCACCCATCCTGGCGGGCTACTACTCCTACTGGAGCGGGCTGCCCATGGAGGGCCGCTTCGAGGCCTACTCGGTTCCCCATCGCGGCTTCGCGGCCTGGCCCACCAACGACGACCTGACGCTGGTCGTCGGCGGCTGGCCCATGACCGAGTTCGAGGCCAACAAGAAGGACGCCGAGAGCCACTGGATGCAGATGATCGGCATGCACCCGGCGTTCGCCGAGCGGCTGCGCGGCGCCAAGCGCGAGACCAAGTTCTACGGCACGAACGTCGCGAACTACTTCCGGAAGCCGTACGGTCCCGGCTGGGCGCTGGCCGGCGACGCCGGCTACAACCGCGACTTCATCACGGCGATGGGGATCACCGACGCCTTCCTGAGCGCGGACCAGATTGCCGAGGCCCTGGACCGCTCGCTGGGCGGCGCCGAGCCCTACAACGAGACGATGGCCAAGTACCAGTACCAGCGCGACGAGCGGGTCACGCCCATCTTCCACTTCACCTGCCAGCTCGCCACCTGCGAGCCGCCCCCGCCCGAGGTGCAGAAGATCTTCGGCGCGGTGGCCGGAAACCAGGAGCATATGGACGCGTTCGCGAGGATGAACGCCGCGTGTCTTTCGCCGGCGGAGTTCTTCTCGGAGGAGAACGTGGGGAGGATCTTCGGGTCGGCGAGCGTGAGGCAGCTCTAGGCGACGGTAGTGGAGGCGGCGCTTCCGGGAACCTCTACCCGGCAGGCTCCGCTGCCCGGATCCGGTCCAGGAATCCGAGCATGGCCGCGTTGAACTGCTCCGGCCGCTGGAGCGGCGCGAAGTGGGTCACGCCCATCAGGACGACCAGCTCCGCGCCGGGGATGCTGCGCGCCAGGTACTCGGCATGCTCGCGCTTGATGAACTCGTCGCCCTCGCTCTGGACGATCGCGACCGGCACGCCGATCCGCGCCAGATCGTTCGCGGAGTAGTTCGGCTCGGTCCGCTGCATCAGGCCGACCGCCTCGGAGAAGGATTCGAAGTCGTCCGGCGTGGCCGAAAGCGCCTTATAGTCCTTCACGTGCCGGCTGAAGCACCGCTTGAGCACGTCCGTGAATTCCACGTCCCGTGACCCGCTCGGGTCCATGTTGCAGCCGAAGAAGAACACCCCCGCGGCCCGCTCCGGCGCGTGCGAGGCCAGGACCATGGCGGTGCACGCGCCGTCGCTCCATCCGACCAGGGAAGCCCGCGCGACCCCGAGCGCGTCCAGCACCGCGACGACGTCGGAAGCCAGCAGCTCGTAGGTGTACGCCCTCGCGTCGCGGGTGCTCCTGCCGTGCCCCCGGGTGTCGATCACGACCGCGCGATAGCCGCGCTCCACCAGTGCCGGAATCTGATGGCCCCAGTTGCCGCTGTGGCCCAAGCCGCCGTGCAGGAGCACGACCGGCGGGCCAAGGCCGTAGCTCGCATGCCAGATGCGAGCGCCCTCGTGATGGACGAAGCCCTCCTGATCGGAGGGTGGCAGGGGCGCGGCGCCGCGGGCCTCGAAGATGACGAGGTCGGCGTCATGGAAGTGGGCGGCGTCACGAGCGAAGTCGGCGTTGTGAAAGTCGTCATCAGCCATGCGGGCGACCCTACTATCCCAGGGCGGACCGATGCTAGAGTCTCCGATAAGGGGGATTCATGTTTCCGGTCCTGTTCATCATCGCCGTGGCGCTGCTGGCCGTGTTCCTGCTCCGGAAGCGCGGCCCCATCCGGCGGCCAGCGACACTTCCGATCTCAGCCGAGGAAGCCGAAGCCCAGGGCCACGCCGTCCGGCGCGCCATCGAATCGAACGTCCCCGGCCTCCCCGAGTCGATCGAAGACTGCGGCCACGCCGTGCAGGAGCTTCTTCGCCAGAAGCCGAGGGCGTGGGAGCACCTGCTCTTCGCGGAGGCGCTGCGCGATTGCTTCGCCAAGGTGAACGGGTATTACGCGGCGACGGACCCGGCGACGCCTTTGGCCGCGAACAATGCCATCCAGCGCCCGCTGGGCGCGAGCGAGGACCCCCGGAGCACGCTCGCCGAGATCGCGGCCATGCTGGATGCGCTCTCGTCCTTCTCGAAGCGGGTCGAGTCCGCGATCAATGAGGGGCTCCCCGGGGCCATCGGCCCTCCCGGGCAGCCGGGCGACGTCGTCGCGCTGCTCGACGTCGCTCGCGGCCTCGCACAGTGCTACGCGATGCTGGTCGCGATCATCCGGCACGTCCGCTCCATGAAGACGCGCGAGTACTTCGCCCCGATCCGGCACTCGATCGAATCGAGCGCGGAGCGGTGCCGCGAGCAGCTCGACGCCTTCCCCGACCGGATCCGCTCCAGCGTGGCCGAGGCCATCCACGCGGCCGAAACCGGCGGCACGTCTTCGGCCAGGTTGAGCCTGATCCTCGAGGTGGACAGTCTGGAGATGTCCCAGGCGATGAAGATCGCGATGGACGGCGTTCGGAAGGAGTTCGGGGTCAGGTCCAGAGAGGAGTTCGAATGACCGGCGACGAGCTCAAATGCTGACTCCGGAGCTCGAATGCTGACTCCGGAGCGCGAATGACCCGTCCCGCGGTGACGGCCTCCCTGGTCGCCGCTTCCGTCGCCTATCTCGCGTCGTGGTTCCTGCCCGTGGTGGCATTCACCCCCGGCGGACTGGTCCAGGGCATCGACGCCGGCTGGAAAGCCTTTCTCATGGCGCT
The nucleotide sequence above comes from Candidatus Binatia bacterium. Encoded proteins:
- a CDS encoding SH3 domain-containing protein codes for the protein MFGTGSSARICALLLASSLATAGPALAKDKNELEATDLPTCDKKIGVMAVDEPENNWWTALNLESPAALLKVYASECHCFTLVDRGKGLAAAKKERALASDGEMRVGSNVGKGQMKAADYVLVPDIANKNANSGGKHFGGIVGGVLGHGVGAVAGGLSLKSKTADVVLTLTDVRSTEQVAVVQGHAKKTNVGFGAGGGGFFGAFAAAGASSYANTEIGQVVAMAYMDAFKKLINQLKEDTPDAKQNNVQQSVTMAKPGHLYEKPDNKSKVVRDLDAGMMLYPSGDKDGIWWKVSDELGNEGWVPSPLFALAK
- a CDS encoding SgcJ/EcaC family oxidoreductase, yielding MSKVALVLVGFLILAAVAIAATPPPANPQAEVTAAVNAYVDAENRGDVYDMMALVSRRDDVVSISDGQIERGWQTIRNSNDQIVGHEAGPNMTLGPVDVMVLGPTAAVAAAPFTFTVASATGSVRIPGAMTFVFEKSSGRWLMVHEHTSITTQEVARGIE
- a CDS encoding NAD(P)/FAD-dependent oxidoreductase, which produces MSYDVIVVGARCAGSPTAMLLARKGYKVLVVDKAAFPSDTLSTHLVHPPGVDALRRWGILDLVTDTGCPPIDTYSFDMGPFVLSGKPGTPEMPVSYGPRRTVLDKILVDAATEAGAEVREEFSIDEILFDGDRVVGIRGHGKNGKPVEERARVTVGADGRFSKVAEAVKPEAYNERPPILAGYYSYWSGLPMEGRFEAYSVPHRGFAAWPTNDDLTLVVGGWPMTEFEANKKDAESHWMQMIGMHPAFAERLRGAKRETKFYGTNVANYFRKPYGPGWALAGDAGYNRDFITAMGITDAFLSADQIAEALDRSLGGAEPYNETMAKYQYQRDERVTPIFHFTCQLATCEPPPPEVQKIFGAVAGNQEHMDAFARMNAACLSPAEFFSEENVGRIFGSASVRQL
- a CDS encoding alpha/beta hydrolase translates to MADDDFHNADFARDAAHFHDADLVIFEARGAAPLPPSDQEGFVHHEGARIWHASYGLGPPVVLLHGGLGHSGNWGHQIPALVERGYRAVVIDTRGHGRSTRDARAYTYELLASDVVAVLDALGVARASLVGWSDGACTAMVLASHAPERAAGVFFFGCNMDPSGSRDVEFTDVLKRCFSRHVKDYKALSATPDDFESFSEAVGLMQRTEPNYSANDLARIGVPVAIVQSEGDEFIKREHAEYLARSIPGAELVVLMGVTHFAPLQRPEQFNAAMLGFLDRIRAAEPAG